The Gemmatimonas aurantiaca T-27 DNA segment GCCTGCTTTCAGAAGCTGAGCTCCGGTGGCATCGACCCGAACGCGATGATGGCCGCGTCGAAGAAGAACGCGGTGGCCATCGAGCGGATCGACAAACAGACGGGTAGCATGCAGACCCGTCTCAGCACCGCAGCAGGTTCGCAGGACCGCCGCGCCATGCACTACCTGCAGGACAGTCTGAACACGCTGCAGATGCGTTCTGCCGCACTCAAGATGGGGTCGTCTTGCACGGCGGATTTCCGTCCGGCGGTCCTCATCGAAGCCGACATTGCGGCGAATGGCATGTCGGGCGACTTCGATCCGGATCGCGGTCAGTTCGATCCGGCGGCCAGTGTGAAGGACAAGCTGACCACGACGCAGTTTGGTCGCCTGCGTGAGCGCATGGCGCTGTGGGCGCTGCTCCAGGAGACGCCGTCGCTCAAGGTTGGCAAGGACGGCGTGTTCACCGACGAAGAGCAGGCGGTGCTCACGGCTCACGCCGCCGAGATCAAAGCCCTCACACCGTACTTCCGCGACAATTCGATGCGCTGGAAGGACTGGGGTGACGTGAAGAACTGGAAGTAACCGCGCGTTGCCACGTGCCTAACGGGCCGCCGCCGGATTTTGCGGCGGCGGCGCCGAGTTCACCAACAGTGCCGCTCGCGCTTCCACCGTTCCAAACAGTACCTGCGGCTCGCTGGGCGCCGCGAGCTTCCCGGACCGCGGTTCATTCGTGATGAACAACTGTGTCACCCCGGTGGGTGAGGTGGGCATCTCGATGCCCGGCACCAGCACGGCGCCCGCTTCGTTGGGCGAGATCTCGATGATCGGGGTGGAGACGCCATCGCGCAGCATCCATAGCTGATAGCTGCGATCGGGCGGCAGTGGTGGCAGCCCGAACACATTGATAATGGCCCGGCCTTCGCGCGCGTTCCAGAAGAACTGCGCTGCCGCATCCGTGGTGGGATGGCGCAGGTTGACCAACACCACCGACGCCCGCCCACCAAGCAACGTGACGGTGAGCCGTTCGCGTTCGGCCAGTCGTGCCTCGCTGCGTGAGAGCAGCACACGATTTTCGCGCAGACGCGTATCGAGTTCGGCATGCGCACGTCGTGTGGTGGCCGCGAAATAACTCACCCCGACGAGCACCAGAAACAACGCACCCGCCGTCCACCAGCCGACGAGGGGCATGGTATTCGAACGGGCCTCCACACCGCTCATCGCGAGTGGTGTCAGGGCGCGCGTGGCGCGGCTGTTGCGGGACATACGTACCACCGGCGCACTGATCGGCGTGTGCACCTCCACGGTGTCGTCATGCCGGCGGCCTTCGTGCCGCCGTTCCTGCTGGCGGCGATCTTCATCTGGCTGATGCTGGCCATCGTCGACGCGACGATCATCACGACGACGATCTCCGCCGCGTCGATCGATCGTGGGAGCCGTGGTTTCCAGCGGTGGTGCCGCGGCAGCCTGCGCCATCACCGCATGGACCTGCGTGAGGATCCGATCGAACAACCCGTCAGGTGGCTCCACCGGCTGCGCACTGGCCAGCATGTTCACGGTGGCCTGACAGGCTTCGAACTCGCCACGCATCACCGAGGCGTTTTCCGGCGTGCGCAGCGCGCGTTCATAGTCGGTGCGCTCCTCGGGCGTGAGTGCGCCAAGGACATAGGCCGGCATCGTGCCTCGGAGCGCCTCCAGCGAGGTGTACTCACTCACAACGCCTCCCGCTTCACGCGCAGTGCACGCATTCCCATCTCCACATGCCGCCGCACGGTGCCGACCGGAATCTGCAGGCGATCAGCCACATCATGCTGCGTGTAGCCGCCGAAGAAGATGAGGGCGATGGCCTGCTGCGTCTCCTCGGGCAATGCCAGCACCAGCGGTGATGTGCCATCGGTCAGCACATCGTGCCGTTGTTCATCACCAGCACGCGCCAGATCGAGCGCCCGAAGCCGCGCGATCGTCGTCAGCCACCCCAGCACATTGCCCCGCACACCGCGATAGCGTCCGGCATCACGCCATGCCTGCGTGAAGGTCTCCACGGTCGCCATGGCGGCACGTTCGGGGTCGCCGAGCATGCGCAGCACGAGGCCGTACACGGTGGCGCCGTGCCGATCATAGAGGTGTCGCAAGGCGAGTTCGTCGCCACCAGCGATGGCTTGCAGGCAGGTGACGTCGGATTCAGCGTCCGACGGCGGTGGGGTGTCTTCAGAGGTCACGGCGGAAAGGTATCGCCGTCACCGCGCGGAGGGGACGCGGAAATGCATCAGCCGAGCGACAGGGCCGTCTCGCCTCAGCTCCGTCCCATGAGTTCGTCCCGCAACTTCACATAACTTTCGTACCGGCCTGGCGATACGTCCCCAGCTTCCACCGCTTCGCGGACAGCACATCCCGGCTCGACGGTGTGAATGCAGTCGGCAAACCGGCACGCCGACAGCAGCGGACGGAATTCGGGGAAACACGAGGCCACCTGCCCCGCCTCGATCCCCCACAGCCCGACTTCCCGCAGCCCG contains these protein-coding regions:
- a CDS encoding anti-sigma factor domain-containing protein, yielding MSEYTSLEALRGTMPAYVLGALTPEERTDYERALRTPENASVMRGEFEACQATVNMLASAQPVEPPDGLFDRILTQVHAVMAQAAAAPPLETTAPTIDRRGGDRRRDDRRVDDGQHQPDEDRRQQERRHEGRRHDDTVEVHTPISAPVVRMSRNSRATRALTPLAMSGVEARSNTMPLVGWWTAGALFLVLVGVSYFAATTRRAHAELDTRLRENRVLLSRSEARLAERERLTVTLLGGRASVVLVNLRHPTTDAAAQFFWNAREGRAIINVFGLPPLPPDRSYQLWMLRDGVSTPIIEISPNEAGAVLVPGIEMPTSPTGVTQLFITNEPRSGKLAAPSEPQVLFGTVEARAALLVNSAPPPQNPAAAR
- a CDS encoding RNA polymerase sigma factor produces the protein MTSEDTPPPSDAESDVTCLQAIAGGDELALRHLYDRHGATVYGLVLRMLGDPERAAMATVETFTQAWRDAGRYRGVRGNVLGWLTTIARLRALDLARAGDEQRHDVLTDGTSPLVLALPEETQQAIALIFFGGYTQHDVADRLQIPVGTVRRHVEMGMRALRVKREAL